The following are encoded together in the Triticum dicoccoides isolate Atlit2015 ecotype Zavitan chromosome 6B, WEW_v2.0, whole genome shotgun sequence genome:
- the LOC119324769 gene encoding uncharacterized protein LOC119324769, which translates to MELNRGRCGRRDSKREASTGASLSELPAEVQAFNGDRLSELPADLLLNILERVGTLDAVKTCILSRKMQKLPSMLSQIVIDLSSNDLVQMNGVVADVTDKILSTRSPQITIRKLKLKFFLSPSCCLSIGKSVGAAMVTQKLDAAEFEILSPRDLHLCSDAYRVLFAKQFNNFVRDCPDAFAGLTRLHLRNMRFGKSDLPNILSYCKVLESLSFLMCDAGIRSVLHIEHARLVELVISYGKFKTVELNRLPKLKRMAYNNWPYDENPLVLGVLPQLSNLSLGDACLSQKTLKLSQLLATVPSVSNLSLEFRSEKIWIQPECPKALAPVLAKLRFINLDNLPEECDISWTMFLLEAAPSVEDLSITVWDHKCRQESQNSYSTKTDVKWEPSNPNFKHKNLATLTIYGFQSDDNFMGYVSRVMQAAVNIKKVSLHDRKMCTLCTDKFPHADARPSSYPQTSVQKDSLKKKITEASSKASRAVIQFSS; encoded by the exons ATGGAGCTTAATAGGGGTCGCTGCGGCCGACGTGAT TCGAAAAGAGAAGCTAGTACCGGGGCCTCCCTAAGCGAGCTGCCTGCTGAAGTACAAGCTTTTAATGGGGACAGGCTAAGCGAGCTGCCTGCTGACCTGCTGCTCAACATTCTGGAGAGGGTGGGTACGCTTGATGCAGTAAAAACTTGCATACTTTCGAGGAAAATGCAGAAGCTGCCCAGTATGCTCTCACAGATCGTCATTGATCTCAGCTCTAATGATCTAGTTCAAATGAATGGTGTCGTCGCTGATGTGACAGACAAGATCCTTAGTACGAGGTCTCCGCAGATCACCATTCGCAAGCTGAAGCTCAAATTTTTCCTGAGCCCTTCTTGCTGTCTCTCCATCGGCAAATCTGTTGGCGCAGCCATGGTGACGCAGAAATTGGATGCAGCCGAGTTTGAGATCTTGTCGCCAAGGGATCTCCATCTTTGCTCTGATGCCTATCGCGTGCTCTTTGCTAAGCAGTTCAATAATTTTGTTCGTGATTGTCCAGATGCATTTGCTGGTCTCACACGGCTGCATTTACGGAATATGAGATTTGGTAAATCAGACCTACCCAACATCCTAAGCTATTGCAAGGTGCTGGAGTCACTATCTTTCTTAATGTGTGACGCGGGGATCCGTTCGGTTCTACATATAGAACATGCTCGACTCGTCGAGCTTGTTATCTCCTAtggaaaattcaaaacagtggagcTCAATCGCCTACCAAAGCTCAAACGGATGGCCTACAATAATTGGCCCTATGATGAAAATCCATTGGTTCTTGGTGTTCTCCCTCAGCTTTCAAACCTCAGTCTTGGTGATGCATGTCTTTCTCAGAAGACCCTCAAGCTAAGCCAGCTGCTTGCTACTGTCCCTTCTGTTAGTAATCTGTCTCTGGAATTTCGAAGTGAAAAG ATTTGGATTCAACCAGAATGCCCCAAAGCGCTTGCTCCTGTGCTTGCTAAGTTACGGTTTATTAATCTGGATAATCTTCCTGAAGAATGTGATATCTCTTGGACAATGTTCCTTCTTGAAGCTGCACCGTCTGTAGAGGACCTTTCCATCACAGTATGGGATCATAAGTGCCGACAGGAGTCACAAAATAGTTACTCAACGAAAACAGATGTGAAGTGGGAACCATCTAATCCAAATTTTAAGCACAAGAATCTGGCGACTCTAACTATCTACGGTTTCCAGTCCGATGACAATTTCATGGGATACGTCAGTCGTGTCATGCAAGCTGCGGTGAACATCAAGAAGGTGTCTCTGCACGACAGGAAGATGTGCACACTTTGCACTGACAAGTTTCCCCATGCTGACGCTCGTCCTTCAAGCTATCCTCAAACCAGCGTGCAGAAGGATTCATTGAAGAAGAAGATCACAGAGGCATCCTCGAAGGCTTCTCGGGCTGTGATTCAGTTCAGCTCGTAA